A window from Pseudoliparis swirei isolate HS2019 ecotype Mariana Trench chromosome 17, NWPU_hadal_v1, whole genome shotgun sequence encodes these proteins:
- the LOC130206872 gene encoding monocarboxylate transporter 9-like produces the protein MAPSTGVLDGGWGWVIVAASFMAQLLAYGSPQSVGVLYPEWLHAFQESKGMTAWVGSLVAGVGLLASPVCSACVDNFGARPVTIFSGVMVAGGLMLSAFAPNVQFLIFSYGIVVGLGCGLVYAATLTITCQYFDKRRGLALGIVTTGTSVGAFIYATAQNELIVMFGLGGCLLIIGAIALNLMACAGFMRPLNMPGYYLKQKAALECSTEEQLFEKPPLDDLAGSTSTSLERTLTVKELLVTIDAKDKAVQTETKKGGFLAGLTIVKVIKNKRQAYREYMHSMYEILQDQVMVAFCIAVFLFSLGAFPPVLFIEDVAQSEGLIEEVSVFPLVSIGAIASCVGKLLLGMLVDIKWINGIYLYAFTMFAGGVALLLIPSTQTYLGLQILTVALGFFSGNWTLTSYITTNIVGLDKLTQAHGILMFFGGFGIMLGPPVVGWFFDWTQSYDLAFYFSGACVELGALILFLLNLPCWNRKHSEKDRPDVHYTSNCDKVASLA, from the exons ATGGCTCCATCTACCGGGGTGCTGGACGGCGGCTGGGGATGGGTGATTGTTGCGGCCTCCTTCATGGCCCAGCTCCTGGCCTATGGATCACCCCAGTCAGTGGGCGTGCTGTACCCTGAGTGGCTGCATGCCTTCCAGGAGAGCAAAGGCATGACGGCCTGGGTGGGCTCCCTTGTGGCTGGAGTGGGACTGCTCGCTA GTCCTGTCTGCAGTGCCTGTGTAGACAACTTTGGGGCTCGTCCCGTGACAATCTTCAGTGGGGTCATGGTGGCGGGCGGCCTGATGCTCAGTGCCTTTGCTCCGAATGTCCAGTTCCTCATCTTTTCCTATGGGATCGTGGTTG GCCTGGGTTGTGGCCTGGTCTACGCAGCCACGTTAACGATCACCTGTCAGTATTTTGACAAGCGACGTGGCCTTGCCCTCGGCATTGTCACCACAG GCACAAGCGTTGGAGCGTTCATCTATGCCACCGCTCAGAACGAGCTGATCGTGATGTTCGGCCTGGGTGGCTGCCTGCTCATCATCGGAGCGATAGCACTGAACCTCATGGCCTGCGCAGGCTTCATGAGGCCCCTTAACATGCCGGGGTACTACCTCAAACAGAAGGCCGCTCTGGAATGCAGcacagaggagcagcttttcGAGAAGCCTCCGCTGGATGACCTGGCGGGTTCCACCTCGACCAGTTTGGAGAGAACTCTGACGGTGAAGGAGTTGCTCGTCACCATCGATGCCAAAGACAAAGCCGTTCAGACGGAGACGAAGAAAGGGGGCTTCCTGGCTGGGTTGACCATCGTGAAAGTCATCAAGAATAAGCGGCAGGCTTACCGCGAGTACATGCACTCCATGTACGAGATCCTGCAGGACCAAGTTATGGTGGCCTTCTGTATCGCTGTCTTCCTGTTCAGCCTTGGGGCGTTCCCTCCTGTGCTCTTCATAGAGGATGTGGCGCAGAGTGAAGGACTCATTGAAGAAGTTAGTGTCTTTCCTCTGGTGTCAATCGGGGCCATTGCCAGTTGTGTGGGTAAACTGTTGCTGGGTATGCTGGTGGACATCAAGTGGATTAACGGCATCTATCTGTATGCCTTCACCATGTTTGCTGGAGGTGTGGCGCTGCTTCTTATCCCAAGCACTCAAACGTATCTGGGACTGCAGATTCTGACTGTGGCCCTGGGTTTCTTCTCTGGAAACTGGACTCTCACCTCCTACATCACCACGAATATCGTCGGCTTGGACAAACTGACACAAGCCCACGGCATCCTCATGTTCTTCGGGGGATTTGGGATCATGCTGGGACCCCCTGTTGTCG GGTGGTTCTTTGACTGGACTCAGTCATATGACTTGGCTTTCTACTTCAGTGGGGCCTGTGTGGAGTTGGGGGCACTCATTCTCTTTCTGCTCAACCTTCCCTGCTGGAACAGGAAGCACTCGGAGAAAGACAGACCGGATGTCCACTACACCAGCAACTGTGACAAAGTTGCCTCTCTAGCCTGA